A region of Flocculibacter collagenilyticus DNA encodes the following proteins:
- the guaD gene encoding guanine deaminase, with the protein MRHFLLVVALFTFLTSTSVLAKTVAFKASILHFKSNPALASTLEDSYEYFQDGILIIKDGKVHKVGSASELSTALKNIDVVDYSGKLIIPGFIDTHIHYPQTEMIAAFGEQLLDWLKKYTFPTEKQFADKAYAKKISNVFLHQMLSNGTTSALIFGTVHPQSVNVLFEQAYDKNMRIIAGKVMMDRNAPEYLQDTALSSYNDSKRLIKDWHNKGRLHYAITPRFAPTSTPEQLEQAGKLKKEFPDTWVHTHLSENKGEIAWVKELFPDRKSYTDVYDFYNLTSSRSIFAHSIHLDDEEIQTLAKTKSSIAFCPTSNLFLGSGLFKLKTAREAGIRVGLGTDVGAGTSFSMLETLNEAYKIIQLQNQKFSAFEGFYLATLGGAESLSLDDSIGNFLNNKEADFIVMDWAGTPFQEYRMSKASSLHEKLFVLMMLGDNRNIHATYVMGEEVFNRNMKHPVMDLINNQN; encoded by the coding sequence ATGAGACACTTTTTATTAGTAGTCGCGCTTTTTACATTCCTTACTTCAACATCTGTACTTGCCAAGACGGTCGCATTTAAAGCCAGTATTCTTCACTTTAAGTCTAACCCTGCTTTAGCATCAACGCTTGAGGATAGTTACGAGTACTTCCAAGATGGCATACTCATTATTAAAGATGGAAAGGTACATAAAGTGGGGAGCGCAAGCGAACTATCTACTGCATTAAAAAATATAGATGTTGTTGACTATAGCGGTAAGTTAATTATCCCAGGCTTCATCGATACACATATTCACTACCCACAAACTGAAATGATAGCGGCTTTTGGTGAACAGCTTTTAGATTGGCTTAAAAAGTATACGTTTCCAACTGAAAAGCAATTTGCAGATAAAGCATACGCCAAGAAAATATCAAATGTTTTCCTACACCAGATGTTGAGCAATGGCACAACATCTGCGCTTATTTTTGGTACTGTACACCCTCAATCTGTAAATGTACTTTTTGAACAAGCTTATGACAAAAACATGCGGATTATTGCAGGTAAAGTGATGATGGATCGCAATGCCCCTGAATACCTGCAAGACACCGCCCTCAGTAGTTATAACGATTCTAAACGCTTAATTAAAGATTGGCATAACAAAGGACGGCTTCACTACGCTATTACGCCTAGGTTTGCTCCAACGTCCACTCCAGAACAGCTTGAGCAGGCAGGTAAATTAAAGAAAGAATTTCCTGATACATGGGTTCATACACATCTATCAGAAAATAAAGGTGAGATTGCATGGGTAAAAGAATTATTCCCCGATAGAAAAAGCTATACCGATGTATATGACTTTTATAATTTAACCAGCTCTCGCTCTATTTTTGCACATAGTATTCACCTAGATGATGAAGAAATTCAAACTCTTGCTAAAACTAAATCGTCTATCGCGTTTTGCCCTACTTCTAACCTTTTTCTGGGCAGTGGCTTATTCAAACTTAAAACGGCTAGAGAGGCCGGCATTCGCGTCGGATTGGGCACTGATGTAGGCGCAGGCACCAGCTTTTCAATGCTAGAAACATTAAATGAGGCTTATAAAATCATTCAGCTGCAAAACCAAAAGTTTTCAGCATTTGAAGGCTTCTACTTGGCAACATTAGGTGGGGCTGAATCACTTAGCTTAGATGACAGCATTGGTAATTTTTTAAATAACAAAGAAGCTGACTTTATTGTGATGGATTGGGCAGGTACGCCTTTTCAGGAGTATAGAATGTCGAAAGCTAGTTCACTACACGAAAAACTATTTGTATTAATGATGCTTGGCGACAACCGTAATATTCATGCAACTTATGTTATGGGTGAAGAAGTATTTAACCGGAATATGAAGCACCCTGTCATGGATTTAATTAATAATCAAAACTAA
- a CDS encoding 4-phosphoerythronate dehydrogenase — translation MNIFYDENMPYVEAFFSELGQLTAFNGRTVTAEQVKDADILLVRSITKVDEALLSLNKKIKFVGTATIGVDHIDQPYLQSRNITFTNAPGCNAMGVADYVISSLLVLCNKYQRNLYNLTVGIVGLGNIGSRLKTKLDALGIRTLVCDPFKQRTDTKKPSTNQTNDTIGDISNVNYVSYEKLLAESDVVTFHVPLTKSGDHPTYHLLDSDRLLQLKRDAMIINASRGEVIDNKALLNARKKGMLGGLVLDVWENEPNILEALIPHTDIATAHIAGYSLEGKTRGTEYLYQAVCNTLNVKIKKALKEFLPSDFFNTITLNGSGTTVLSQTGLEKILDQSQLTRLVHSVYDVRRDDNLFRFYINGEGFDWLRKNYPVRREFSATNIAVEPNNKLLINQLMQLGFSQN, via the coding sequence ATGAACATTTTTTATGATGAAAACATGCCTTATGTGGAAGCGTTTTTTTCTGAACTTGGGCAATTAACTGCGTTTAATGGGCGCACAGTTACCGCAGAGCAAGTTAAGGATGCAGATATATTGTTAGTAAGATCCATCACCAAAGTTGATGAAGCCTTACTTAGCTTAAACAAAAAGATTAAGTTTGTTGGCACTGCGACAATTGGTGTAGATCATATTGACCAACCTTACTTACAGTCTAGAAATATTACTTTTACCAACGCACCTGGCTGTAACGCGATGGGGGTTGCGGATTATGTAATCAGTAGTTTGTTGGTGTTGTGCAATAAATACCAACGTAATCTGTATAATCTTACAGTGGGTATTGTTGGGTTAGGAAATATTGGTAGTCGATTAAAGACCAAGCTTGACGCGTTGGGTATTCGAACGCTGGTGTGTGATCCATTTAAGCAGCGAACTGACACTAAAAAGCCAAGTACTAATCAAACAAACGATACCATTGGTGATATTAGCAATGTTAACTATGTTAGCTACGAAAAGTTGTTAGCTGAATCGGATGTTGTGACTTTCCATGTACCATTAACAAAAAGCGGTGACCATCCAACATATCACTTATTAGACTCTGATAGGCTTTTACAACTTAAACGTGACGCGATGATAATTAATGCTTCTCGTGGTGAAGTGATTGATAATAAAGCGCTATTGAATGCCAGAAAAAAAGGAATGCTTGGGGGGCTAGTGCTAGATGTATGGGAAAATGAGCCTAATATTTTAGAGGCATTAATTCCACATACTGATATTGCCACCGCACATATTGCTGGGTATAGCTTAGAAGGAAAAACTCGCGGCACAGAATATCTGTACCAAGCTGTATGTAATACACTGAACGTGAAAATTAAAAAAGCGTTAAAAGAATTTCTTCCTTCTGACTTTTTTAATACTATAACGCTTAATGGTTCAGGAACAACAGTGTTAAGCCAAACCGGCTTAGAAAAAATACTCGATCAGTCGCAGTTAACTCGTTTAGTGCATAGTGTGTACGATGTTAGACGAGACGATAATTTGTTCCGATTTTATATTAATGGCGAAGGGTTTGATTGGTTACGCAAAAACTATCCTGTTCGCAGAGAGTTTAGTGCTACAAATATTGCTGTTGAACCTAACAATAAATTACTTATAAACCAATTAATGCAATTGGGTTTTTCACAAAATTAA
- a CDS encoding aspartate-semialdehyde dehydrogenase, with protein MSRLFDVAVLGATGLVGQTIIELLAERKFPINKLYPLASSRSAGETVFFNGEEIEVIDAETFEWTNAHFGFFSAGGDVSAKFAPIAAEAGCIVIDNTSHYRYEPDIPLVVPEVNPQALADFRNRNIIANPNCSTIQMMVALKPIHDLAGINRINVSTYQSVSGAGKKAMDELAKQTASLMNARPLETSAFSKQIAFNCIPQIDAFQDNGYTKEEMKMVWETQKILADDTILVNATAVRVPVFYGHGEAIHLETNMPIDLDSIKSALHSAPGITLIEDEQDFPTQVTDASGNDDVYVGRLRHDITHPNGINLWVVSDNVRKGAATNAIQIAELLIDEHML; from the coding sequence ATGTCACGACTATTTGATGTGGCGGTATTGGGAGCCACTGGCTTGGTAGGGCAAACGATAATCGAGTTATTAGCGGAGCGAAAGTTTCCTATTAACAAATTATACCCTCTGGCAAGTAGTCGTTCTGCAGGTGAAACCGTATTTTTTAATGGTGAAGAAATAGAAGTCATCGACGCAGAAACATTTGAATGGACCAATGCACATTTTGGCTTTTTTTCGGCAGGCGGAGATGTCTCAGCTAAGTTTGCCCCGATTGCCGCTGAAGCGGGATGTATTGTTATAGATAACACGTCACATTACCGATATGAGCCAGATATCCCACTTGTTGTGCCTGAAGTAAATCCACAAGCATTGGCAGACTTTAGAAATCGTAACATTATTGCTAATCCAAACTGCTCTACCATTCAAATGATGGTGGCGTTAAAACCGATTCATGACCTAGCGGGGATTAACCGCATTAATGTTTCTACGTATCAATCAGTATCTGGTGCGGGCAAAAAAGCGATGGATGAGTTGGCAAAACAAACGGCTAGCTTAATGAACGCACGTCCACTAGAGACAAGTGCCTTTAGTAAACAAATTGCCTTTAACTGTATTCCTCAAATTGATGCATTCCAAGACAATGGCTACACCAAAGAAGAAATGAAAATGGTGTGGGAAACACAAAAAATACTGGCTGATGATACTATTTTAGTAAACGCCACCGCCGTTAGAGTGCCTGTGTTCTATGGTCATGGAGAAGCCATTCATTTAGAAACTAACATGCCTATTGATTTAGATAGTATTAAATCAGCGCTACATAGTGCGCCAGGTATAACATTGATTGAAGACGAGCAAGATTTTCCGACGCAGGTAACAGATGCTAGTGGAAATGATGATGTGTATGTTGGTCGTTTACGCCACGATATTACTCATCCAAATGGCATAAATTTATGGGTTGTATCAGACAATGTGAGAAAGGGCGCAGCAACGAATGCTATTCAAATTGCTGAGCTGTTAATTGACGAGCACATGTTATAG
- a CDS encoding FimV/HubP family polar landmark protein has protein sequence MRRFLLLLSIVTITLFANTFDTNALEGTRLKGPKGVDYGEQGRIYGPIKSSDTLWHIAQKVRPEASVSLYQVMVALYQKNPGAFLDKNLNHMSDGSYLSIPTIQEIKNIDPTDALMRSQSDDDLWARKLRGEDISGSVSEAERKLSNAKQVDIEQAKTELSDKLEKLQSEQTEQLESLKSEFSSSYSTVKDVLEENAQLKEKLNIINEEITLLKDALSKDEQATAQLLEMQSQILAQTKEDLEITKAEADKGFNFADTGKSIAESTVFWVLVGTIPALAILGFIIMKLRNKKEEEEEIVLEPQAKQSADMYEPEDELSLDEELSLDEPDELSLDDDEGLNLEEEDDALEEFGDDLLDDGTDLPDDDAIQIDGDELEEPDDILYEEDASADDELLHDEVEVEEEVPDIEAEETEDSEELVPEHDGMLDQSELDDLLSVDEELSKLDEADEDENLSNDDLDELLNQEIDETDLDLDDEAFAAELDMDSENIDVDDIVAEASGEDSDIVDGDVAADDEDATEEVDIDQLLDETQSDEQPADQAADESVEADDDFDVDDLLADVAASEETEDGLEEVELDLPEGSEPDADNQLEVEASNIATSDEEMAIDDVDAIMDELADHDIDTSDDTADLEESSKEGELDESDELDDIDALLEETADNNQLEEDVQEDEIQELSDIESEAADILDTDIDQVLSENDEEVEELDEEAIFDETDGVENENLDFEDLIDADELDAQSTSEDDIEIDEAENSEAQTDTHDDEEAKVEESNELQESENIASLENEQVTDVDIISEQDEQTQASQSELTDSTEEPASNEVKEQVAHEKDLLDEDVTEEPELENTSQVSADETIGKDELQDLDLGEEAEGGAESEEAEAQEAQTSESVTDAETPDELPVEDLEKETTEELSELLDETSEGDVEPEDAESQDLTLEDPTQEESEQEELVQEELAPEDSEQELALDEALEAEAQTSEPLVDDEIPDEFSIEELEEEPAEELTEFLDETTEGDAELEEAESQDLTLEEPTQEESEQEELVQEELAPEDSEQELALDEALEAEAQTSESLVDDEIPDEFSIEELEEEPAEELTEFLDETTEGDAELEEAESQDLTLEEPTQEESEQEELVQEELTPEDSEQELALDEALEAEAQTSEPLVDDEFSAEDLEEETAEELAELFDETAESDAEPEEAESQDLTLEDPTQEELEQEDFEIEEQAQEQELALDEAPESAEAQTSEPLADDEMPDELPVEEFPEEPTEELTELLEETAESDAELEEAEAQDLTLEEQAQEQELALEDPAQEEPEQEEFVQDDSEQEDFEIEGQPQEQELALDEAPESAEAQTSEPLADDEMPDELPVEEFPEEPTEELTELLDETTESDAEPEEAESQDLMLEDPAQEEPEQEEFEIEGQAQEQELALDEALEAEAQTSEPLADDEMLGELPVEEFPEEPTEELTELLDEATESDAEPEEAESQDLTLEDDELPELELDEPEQEVDLLGAETLDTTDTPEEDAFTDSAVSLDSPDEDIEVSEADIRVEHPSAELDEYPELTIDENEVLEDEPHEQQAELNTEDPILETDDADEDELDLASLLNEDDYQEFEITEDIDAELDADLNEELNTEPEQATEDESVAGISDVESDDELPVDLNALLDETVSDEDVLTDLPESDEAQELDELEHVDFDALLSEIDSDSQDANEPAIDPDIELDVNIADENIEDIEPLVDEFELQEEQNSSSVEEPYVDIASLLDESDEAEEELEPYDSVEIEVGLDEFDDLISKEEPLDVDTVDGGAGAKLDLARAYIEIGDYENAESMLNDLAEEDLSDAMQSEVQDLLSTTKQS, from the coding sequence ATGCGCCGTTTTTTGCTGTTGTTGAGCATAGTTACAATTACTCTTTTTGCTAATACTTTTGACACTAATGCGTTAGAAGGAACACGGCTCAAAGGGCCTAAAGGTGTTGACTACGGTGAGCAAGGCCGTATTTACGGGCCAATTAAGTCGTCAGATACCTTGTGGCATATCGCGCAAAAAGTTAGGCCAGAAGCAAGTGTAAGCCTTTACCAAGTAATGGTTGCTTTATATCAGAAAAATCCCGGCGCCTTTCTTGATAAAAACTTAAACCACATGTCTGACGGTAGTTACCTTTCCATCCCTACCATTCAAGAAATTAAAAATATTGATCCTACCGACGCCTTAATGCGTTCACAGTCAGACGACGATTTATGGGCTAGAAAGCTGCGCGGAGAAGATATATCAGGCAGTGTTTCAGAGGCTGAAAGAAAGCTAAGCAATGCAAAGCAAGTTGATATTGAGCAAGCTAAAACTGAGCTTTCAGACAAATTAGAAAAGTTACAATCTGAGCAAACAGAGCAACTCGAATCTCTTAAAAGTGAATTTAGCAGTTCGTATTCAACGGTAAAAGATGTATTAGAAGAAAATGCGCAGCTAAAAGAAAAACTAAATATCATTAACGAAGAAATTACCCTCCTAAAAGATGCATTAAGTAAAGATGAGCAAGCAACGGCTCAACTGTTAGAAATGCAGTCGCAAATCCTTGCACAAACAAAAGAAGATTTAGAAATAACCAAAGCAGAAGCAGATAAAGGGTTTAACTTTGCCGATACAGGGAAAAGTATTGCCGAAAGCACGGTTTTTTGGGTCTTAGTGGGGACGATCCCGGCTCTTGCAATTCTTGGCTTTATTATTATGAAGTTAAGAAATAAAAAAGAAGAAGAGGAAGAGATCGTTCTTGAACCTCAAGCAAAACAAAGTGCCGATATGTACGAACCTGAGGATGAACTGTCCTTAGATGAAGAGCTAAGTTTAGATGAGCCAGATGAATTGTCACTGGATGATGATGAAGGGCTAAATTTAGAAGAAGAGGATGATGCATTAGAAGAGTTTGGTGACGATCTTCTTGACGATGGCACAGACTTACCAGATGACGATGCTATCCAAATTGACGGTGACGAGTTAGAAGAACCAGATGATATTCTTTATGAAGAAGACGCTTCAGCTGACGATGAACTTTTACATGATGAAGTAGAAGTTGAAGAAGAAGTGCCTGATATTGAAGCTGAAGAAACTGAGGACAGTGAAGAATTAGTGCCAGAGCATGATGGCATGCTTGATCAAAGCGAGTTAGACGATCTGTTATCAGTAGATGAAGAGTTATCCAAACTAGATGAAGCAGATGAAGATGAGAATTTATCAAATGATGATTTAGATGAACTTCTTAATCAAGAAATTGATGAAACAGATTTAGACTTGGATGATGAAGCTTTTGCCGCTGAGCTTGATATGGATTCAGAGAATATAGACGTTGATGACATAGTCGCGGAAGCGTCTGGAGAAGACAGCGATATAGTAGACGGTGATGTTGCAGCGGATGATGAAGATGCTACGGAAGAAGTAGATATTGATCAGCTATTAGATGAAACACAATCCGACGAGCAGCCAGCTGACCAAGCCGCAGATGAGTCGGTTGAAGCAGACGATGATTTTGATGTAGATGATTTATTAGCTGATGTAGCAGCTAGTGAAGAAACGGAAGATGGCTTAGAAGAAGTCGAGCTAGACTTACCTGAAGGTTCGGAGCCAGATGCAGATAATCAACTTGAAGTTGAGGCATCTAATATCGCTACCAGCGATGAAGAAATGGCAATCGATGATGTTGATGCAATTATGGACGAATTGGCAGATCATGATATCGACACTTCTGATGATACAGCTGACTTGGAAGAAAGCTCGAAAGAAGGTGAACTCGATGAAAGTGATGAATTAGATGATATTGACGCTTTGCTTGAAGAAACGGCTGATAACAATCAACTAGAAGAAGATGTGCAAGAAGATGAAATCCAAGAATTGTCCGATATTGAGAGTGAAGCGGCTGATATTCTAGATACTGATATTGACCAGGTTCTATCAGAAAATGATGAAGAGGTTGAAGAGTTAGATGAAGAGGCAATCTTCGATGAAACTGATGGTGTTGAAAATGAAAATCTAGATTTTGAAGATTTGATTGATGCTGATGAGTTGGATGCTCAATCAACTTCAGAAGATGATATAGAGATAGATGAAGCTGAAAATAGTGAAGCACAAACTGATACTCATGACGATGAAGAAGCCAAAGTTGAAGAAAGCAATGAGTTACAGGAATCGGAAAATATAGCGAGCTTAGAAAATGAACAGGTAACAGATGTAGATATCATTTCTGAGCAAGATGAACAAACTCAAGCATCGCAGTCAGAGCTAACCGATAGTACTGAAGAACCTGCAAGTAATGAAGTAAAAGAGCAAGTCGCTCATGAAAAAGACTTACTTGATGAAGACGTGACGGAAGAGCCAGAGCTTGAAAATACAAGTCAAGTGAGCGCTGATGAAACAATTGGTAAGGATGAGCTGCAAGATCTGGACTTAGGTGAGGAAGCCGAAGGTGGAGCAGAGTCTGAAGAAGCTGAAGCGCAAGAGGCACAAACAAGTGAGTCAGTGACTGATGCTGAAACGCCTGACGAACTTCCTGTTGAAGATTTAGAGAAAGAGACAACAGAAGAATTAAGCGAGCTTTTAGATGAGACTTCAGAAGGTGATGTGGAGCCTGAAGACGCTGAATCACAAGACTTAACGCTAGAAGATCCTACCCAAGAAGAGTCTGAACAAGAAGAGCTTGTACAAGAAGAACTCGCGCCAGAAGATTCTGAACAAGAGTTAGCGCTTGATGAAGCGTTAGAAGCAGAAGCGCAAACGAGTGAGCCGCTAGTTGATGATGAAATACCAGATGAATTTTCTATTGAAGAATTAGAAGAAGAGCCAGCAGAAGAGTTAACCGAGTTTTTAGATGAGACTACAGAAGGTGATGCGGAGTTAGAAGAAGCTGAATCACAAGACTTAACGTTAGAAGAGCCTACCCAAGAAGAGTCTGAACAAGAAGAGCTTGTACAAGAAGAACTCGCGCCAGAAGATTCTGAACAAGAGTTAGCGCTTGATGAAGCGTTAGAAGCAGAAGCGCAAACGAGTGAGTCGCTAGTTGATGATGAAATACCAGATGAATTTTCTATTGAAGAATTAGAAGAAGAGCCAGCAGAAGAGTTAACCGAGTTTTTAGATGAGACTACAGAAGGTGATGCGGAGTTAGAAGAAGCTGAATCACAAGACTTAACGTTAGAAGAGCCTACCCAAGAAGAGTCTGAACAAGAAGAGCTTGTACAAGAAGAACTCACGCCAGAAGATTCTGAACAAGAGTTAGCGCTTGATGAAGCGTTAGAAGCAGAAGCGCAAACGAGCGAGCCGCTAGTTGATGATGAATTTTCTGCTGAAGATTTAGAGGAAGAGACAGCAGAAGAGCTAGCCGAGCTTTTCGATGAGACTGCAGAAAGTGATGCGGAGCCTGAAGAAGCTGAATCACAAGACTTAACGCTTGAAGATCCTACCCAAGAAGAACTTGAACAAGAAGACTTTGAAATAGAAGAGCAGGCTCAAGAACAAGAGTTAGCGCTTGATGAAGCACCAGAGTCAGCAGAAGCACAAACAAGTGAGCCGCTTGCTGATGATGAAATGCCTGACGAACTTCCTGTTGAAGAATTTCCGGAAGAACCTACAGAAGAGTTAACAGAGCTATTAGAAGAGACCGCAGAAAGTGATGCGGAGTTAGAAGAAGCTGAAGCGCAAGACCTAACATTAGAAGAGCAGGCTCAAGAACAAGAGTTAGCGCTTGAGGATCCTGCCCAAGAAGAGCCTGAACAAGAAGAGTTTGTGCAAGACGACTCTGAACAAGAAGACTTTGAAATAGAAGGGCAGCCTCAAGAACAAGAGTTAGCGCTTGATGAAGCACCAGAGTCAGCAGAAGCACAAACAAGTGAGCCGCTTGCTGATGATGAAATGCCTGACGAACTTCCTGTTGAAGAATTTCCGGAAGAGCCTACAGAAGAGTTAACAGAGCTTTTAGATGAGACCACAGAAAGTGATGCGGAGCCTGAAGAAGCTGAATCACAAGACTTAATGCTTGAAGATCCTGCCCAAGAAGAGCCTGAACAAGAAGAGTTTGAAATAGAAGGGCAGGCTCAAGAACAAGAGTTAGCGCTTGATGAAGCGTTAGAAGCAGAAGCACAAACAAGTGAGCCGCTTGCTGATGATGAAATGCTTGGCGAACTTCCTGTTGAAGAATTTCCGGAAGAGCCTACAGAAGAGTTAACAGAGCTTTTAGATGAGGCCACAGAAAGTGATGCGGAGCCTGAAGAAGCTGAATCACAAGACTTAACGTTAGAGGACGATGAGCTTCCTGAACTTGAATTGGATGAACCTGAACAAGAAGTAGATTTATTAGGGGCAGAAACGTTAGACACGACAGATACGCCTGAGGAAGATGCCTTTACGGATTCAGCGGTATCGCTTGATTCGCCTGATGAAGACATTGAAGTTTCAGAAGCGGATATTAGAGTAGAGCACCCGAGTGCAGAGCTAGATGAATATCCAGAGCTCACTATTGATGAAAATGAAGTGCTTGAAGATGAACCTCATGAGCAACAAGCTGAACTTAATACAGAAGATCCTATATTAGAAACAGATGATGCCGATGAAGATGAGCTCGACTTAGCGTCTCTGTTGAATGAAGATGATTATCAAGAGTTTGAAATAACAGAAGACATTGATGCAGAGCTGGATGCTGATTTAAACGAAGAGCTAAATACTGAGCCTGAGCAAGCTACAGAAGATGAGAGTGTTGCAGGGATAAGTGATGTTGAAAGCGATGACGAGTTACCAGTAGATTTAAACGCACTGCTAGATGAGACAGTTTCTGATGAAGATGTTTTAACAGATTTACCTGAAAGTGACGAAGCCCAAGAGTTAGACGAGCTTGAACATGTAGATTTTGATGCTCTTTTATCTGAAATTGATTCTGATAGTCAGGATGCCAATGAGCCTGCCATAGATCCAGATATTGAATTAGACGTTAATATTGCAGATGAGAACATTGAAGATATTGAGCCTTTAGTTGATGAATTTGAATTACAGGAAGAGCAAAACTCTAGCTCGGTAGAAGAGCCTTATGTGGATATTGCATCGTTATTGGATGAGTCTGATGAAGCTGAAGAAGAGCTTGAACCCTACGATAGTGTGGAGATTGAAGTCGGATTAGATGAGTTTGACGACTTAATTTCTAAAGAAGAGCCGCTGGATGTAGATACGGTTGATGGCGGTGCAGGGGCAAAACTAGATTTAGCACGCGCTTATATTGAAATTGGCGACTATGAAAATGCTGAAAGCATGTTGAATGATTTAGCTGAAGAGGACTTATCAGATGCTATGCAGTCTGAAGTTCAGGATTTATTATCTACCACTAAACAAAGCTAA
- a CDS encoding VC2046/SO_2500 family protein: MQLAEILVNEKQLGNKLNRSINEARREDFGLLLSMLSQDVLDQAVFSLPHDDIEDNTLTEDKLRKQFGVAPARDFSTAESDIALFNEVSNSFLKDGLSSAKLFMAVHPLPLALKDNPNKIDSDVINNCELSVRKKLVSGLSSLQETAILDETGLYEIIPKAQAALSMTA; encoded by the coding sequence GTGCAGTTAGCTGAAATATTAGTCAATGAAAAGCAATTAGGAAATAAACTCAATCGCTCAATCAATGAAGCGCGAAGAGAAGATTTTGGATTATTGCTATCAATGCTTTCTCAAGATGTATTAGATCAAGCTGTTTTCTCTTTGCCACATGACGACATTGAAGATAACACGTTAACAGAAGATAAGCTGCGGAAGCAGTTTGGTGTAGCGCCCGCAAGAGATTTCTCTACAGCAGAGTCTGATATTGCGCTATTCAATGAAGTATCTAATAGCTTTTTAAAGGATGGTTTATCCTCAGCGAAACTGTTTATGGCAGTTCACCCTCTTCCACTTGCTTTAAAAGATAACCCAAACAAAATCGATAGTGACGTAATTAATAACTGTGAGCTTAGTGTGCGTAAAAAACTTGTCTCTGGGTTGTCAAGTCTGCAAGAAACTGCCATTCTTGATGAAACGGGGCTCTACGAAATTATTCCAAAAGCACAGGCTGCGCTTTCAATGACAGCCTAG